ACTAATTATATAATATATTATTATAGTAAATTTATTTTTTTCTAGTAATTATTTTTCGCATGCCCCACAATTATAGCATGGGCCAGTTTCACACCATGGTGTTTGCTTCAGATTTTTCAATCGCTTGTGTTCTATTTTCAGAAATTTTTTATTTACGCCAGTGTCAATATTGTCCCAAGGCAGGGGATCATCTATTTCATATTTGGGAGCTATGTCTCTCCATTCTTTCAGTATAACATTTTTTGTTAAGCTTTTCTCAATAATTGCACCAACTTGCCTATTTCCACAAGAGAGGGTATATTGAATTAGTCCTTTTTTAGGACTTTCGCACTTAATGTTATAATTTTTCATTTCCTTTTGAATATATCGGGTTTTCTTTTTTACATCTTTAAAATCATAACCTTCCCATTGTAATGGCGTATGGGGTTTTGGAATAACAGGATTGACACTGAACTTCACCTTTTTAGGATTATAATGCATTTCTGCAATTTTTTTCATGTACTCACAAAGGTCATGAATATCTTCCATGCTTTCTCCAGGAATTCCGATTAGGAAATACAGTTTGATATTGAAATCCAAATCAATGGCATTTTTTATTACTGTAAAAATTTGCTCTTCCAGTATGTGCTTATTTATCACTTTTCTTAGGTTGCTAGTAGATTCCGGTGCTAGTGTTATTGTTTTGAGTCCACTTTTTTTCAGGGTTTCCAGAGTGTTTCTTGTAATCGATTCAATTCTCAGTGAAGGTGTTGAAATTTGAAAGCCTTCACTTTCAAGACCATCGATAAGATCATCGAGATTGCTGTAGTCCGAAACTGCGGCACCTATCAATGTCACCTTGTTCAGTCCGGAATTTTTCCTGTTTTCAAGTGCTATGTCAATTAGCTTTCTGTGGTCGCATTGCCTCATGGGTCTGTAAAGGTACCCTGCCATGCAAAACCTGCATCCCCTTGTGCATCCACGGGACACGTTCAACATGATGGAATTGTTAAAGACACTCATGTCATCCGCAACGTCACCTTCACTGACTATGGGATATGTTACATGGTAAGTCTCATTAAGGTCCTCGATGATTGCTATCTTCGTTTCGTTATCAAACTCAGGAATGTAGACTCCATCGACTTTTAAGAATTTTTCCAGACCCTTATCTGGATTGGACAAATAAACGTCTATCAATTCATTTATAACATTTTCCCCTTCTCCAATGATAAAAATGTCAATATAATCCGACAACGGCATTGGATTTGCAGTTGCGCAAGGGCCTCCAGCAATTATTAAAGGATCCTCATCCCCACGTTCGCTTCTTTTAAGGGGAATCTGGGCATCTTTTAACATTTTTAACAAATTAAAATAATCTTCTTCAAACTGAAGGGAAAAGCTTAAAATGTCAAAATATTTGCTTGGAGTGTTTGATTCGATGGAATTGGTGCTTGGGAAAATTATTCTCTCACACCAGGTGTCTTCACGTTCATTGATGCAGTTATACAATATGGTATAGCCTAATGAAGACATGGCGGTTCTATAAACATTTGGATAGGCTAAAGCAAAGCGCAGATCCACTTGCTTATAATCTTTTTTGAATATGTTTTTTTCACACAGCATCAAATCATCTTTTTTTCTGTTGTCATTATTATTTTTGTTTTTTTAGTTAAATAAGTTATTTTCGGTTTAATAATATCATTTAGTATTATTTTTTAGAGTTTTGGATAATACTTAACTGAATTTTGTTTTAATAATGTCAAATTCAACGATTTTAGTTTTAATCGTTCAAAAAATTAAAGTTTCCTTTTTTGCCGATTTGTAAAATTTTTATTTCAGATTTAAGAAATTTCATTTTATTCTAATTAATTTCATAATGTTTATTGCTTTATTTCTTTTTTATGTTTAATTATATCCTTTTCTTGTAAATTTAAGCAATTTTAATGAGTTTTTCATATTTTAAAGTTTTAAAAACATTTATATAAGATAAAAAAAATAATCTTTATCCACTCATTATGAAATACTATATCTTAGTATAATCATATTTTGCTATAAAATTTTCGTAATGAGAACCAAGAGGTGGAAAAATTTCGATAAAAAACAGGACATTATTGATGACTATTGTGTTAATGTTCTTCATGATAATGGGGGCAGTTAGTGCAGCGGAATCAATAGATGTTTCAGATACAGAAGATTCAAATTTAATAGGAGATAATGATGATTCATTATCCACAAATAATAAATTAGAAATTTCTAGCGAGGATTCTATCTCAGAAACTAATATAGTTAATTCTCATGATGATAATTTGGGGAATTATCCTGATGAAGAGGTTCTAAACGCAAGTGCCGATTCATATTATGAGGATAATCAAGTAATCACTTCCAATGGCGATGAAGTGGACACCGATGTCTTAAGTTCAACCGGTTCAAGTTCCGATAGTGTTCTCACTGTTAGTTCAAGTGATGACATAGTCGGTGCTGCTAGTTCAACTAAAGCAAGCGTCAAGTCTACAAAATTGACCATTTCCAATACACACTATGGAAAATCATCAACATATTTCAAAGTTACTCTAAAAGACAATTCTGGAAATCCTTTATCAAACCAAAAGATCACTTTGAAAGTGAATAAGAAATCTTACACTGCATACACAAACGCAAATGGTATTGCCTCAATCAAGGCAGGCAGTCTGAATGTTGGAACATATGCGGTTACAGTAACTTATGGGGGAAGCTCAGCTTACTCTTCATCATCACTTTCCAAAAAGGTTAAAGTATTGTCTTCTGCAGTTGGAAGTGATTTGACTAAAAGTTATGGATACACTTCAGAGTATAGTGTAACATTCTGGAAAGACAACTCTCCATTAAAAAACACCAAGGTCTCTTTCGTGATAAACGGAAAGACTTACACTAAAACAACTGACAGCAAAGGTGTTGCCAGTGTCAATATTAATTTGGCTGTGGGCAAATACAAGGTAACCACAACTAACCCTTATTCAAATGAAAAAGTTACTCACAAAATCACAGTCAAAAAAGAAAAGACCAACATTGATGCTAAGGATAAAGTTTACATTCATGCTAAAAAGAAAGGTTCCTTCACAGTAACCCTCAAATCAAAACATAACGCATTACTTAAGAATAAAAAGGTTACCTTTACCTATAACAATAAAACAGTAACCTCAAAGACTAATGCGAATGGGAAAGCTACCATAACTATTCCTGTTCTTGCTGAAGGTACTTATAAAATTAAGTATAGTTACAAGGGTAGCGACAATTATTATTCCGATTCAGGTAGTGCGAAGCTAGTAGTTGCCAAGGCAACCACCAAGTTTGCTTCTAAAATAACTGTTGTGGATTACAAGGATGGATCCCATTTCAACATTAAACTGACTGACAGAAATGGTAATGATTTGGCCAACAAAGATGTTAAAGTCAAGTTTAATGGTAAAATCAAAACATATAAAACCAATAAGCACGGTAATGTGCATGTTCCTTTAAAGAATGTAAAACCAGGTAATTACCTAATCAAGTATTATCATTCAACCAAAGGAGATAAGGATTACAGTTCCGGTTCAAATAGGGCAATTATCTTGAAATTAGAAGCTAAGGTAACTGCAAAAGATTTGACCATGAATGCAAATGACGGTTCAGAATACAAAGTGACCGTTAAGGACAAGTCTGGCAAGACTCTTGGTGGAGTTTATGTCAAATCAGTCATTGGCGGCAAACAGTATCTCTATAAGACCGATGCAAATGGTGTTGCTAAACTCAAGATAACACAAGGCGCTGGATCCTATTCAGTTAAAACTTATTTGGCGGACCCTTGTTATAAGTCCAGTGTATCATCTAAAAACCTTCTCGTTAAAGGTACAAAATTCGTAGCTAAAAACATTTATGTTTCAGCAGGCGACAAAGCCACATTCTCAGTTAAACTGGTCAATGAAAAGAATAAGGCTGTTGGCAATAAGGATGTAACTTTCCAATTTGAAGGTAAGAACACAACCGTTAAGACCAACTCCAAAGGTATAGCCAAAGTTAGCTTAGGTGTGGTGTCCAAAGGTACCCATAACGTTAAATTCAGTCAGGGATTAGCTTCTGGCACAGCAAAAATATTTGCTGCAAATAAGGTGAGCATCAAGGAAATTGTTGAGGCTTCAAAAAATGTCAAGAAATACATTTCAAATCATGCGAAATTGCCTTCAACAGTAAAAATAGGAGACATATCACTTAAAACTGCAGATTATTTATATTTGGCTTCCAAAGCCATTGTAAATATAAAGGCAGGAAATACTAAGGACCTTCCTATTAAAATCCTGAATGATCCGACTAATGCTAAAGCGGCCACTGATCTGGGTTATCTGAAAAACTACCTTAGTGTTGCAAAAAGTGTTGTTAATATTGCTGAATCCAAAGGCAAATTGCCTGATTCTGTGAATTCAAAAGTTGGAACTATAGGTTATAAAGGTCTTGTTAGCACTTTCTCAAAAGTTCTAACATCCTATGGCAAAAATAATAAAATGCCTTCCTATATAGCTGTAAAATCTTTATCAGGTTCATCTTCTTCCATAAAAGGACCAATGAATATGAAGAATACAATTACTGCTTTGGCAGCATACTTGGCAGCTTCTAAAAACTGTGAAGTGAATAATGCTGCTATCAAGAACTTGGTTGCCAAGTTGACTAAGAATTGTAAAACCGAAAAAGATAAGGCTAACGCTATTTTCACTTATGTAAGAGATAAGATTTCTTACAGTTTCTATTACAACACTAAATATGGTGCTGCTGGCACATTAAAAACCAAGTCTGGAAATTGTGTCGATCAGGCACATTTAACTGTGGCTATGTTTAGGGCTGCAGGTTTGGCAACAAGATATGTTCATGCAAAATGTACATTCACAAGCGGACATACCTACGGGCATGTTTTCGCTCAGGTATTAATAGGAAATACATGGACAGTTGCTGACACTACAAGTTCTAGAAACTCGTTAGGTAAAGTGGCTAATTGGAATACAAACACATATAGGCTTGAAAGTTTCTCTTCAAGCATTTCATTCTAATTGACTACTTTTTTTATTTTTTTTGAGTCTGTAAAATTTTATAGGCTTATTTGATTTTAAATTTTTTACAGTTGAAATTTCACTTCGGTGAAAATTCGTTCTAATTTTTCTTTAATTTTGTTTTTAATGGTTAAAAAATAGTAAATTACTT
This genomic window from Methanobrevibacter thaueri contains:
- a CDS encoding radical SAM protein, translating into MLCEKNIFKKDYKQVDLRFALAYPNVYRTAMSSLGYTILYNCINEREDTWCERIIFPSTNSIESNTPSKYFDILSFSLQFEEDYFNLLKMLKDAQIPLKRSERGDEDPLIIAGGPCATANPMPLSDYIDIFIIGEGENVINELIDVYLSNPDKGLEKFLKVDGVYIPEFDNETKIAIIEDLNETYHVTYPIVSEGDVADDMSVFNNSIMLNVSRGCTRGCRFCMAGYLYRPMRQCDHRKLIDIALENRKNSGLNKVTLIGAAVSDYSNLDDLIDGLESEGFQISTPSLRIESITRNTLETLKKSGLKTITLAPESTSNLRKVINKHILEEQIFTVIKNAIDLDFNIKLYFLIGIPGESMEDIHDLCEYMKKIAEMHYNPKKVKFSVNPVIPKPHTPLQWEGYDFKDVKKKTRYIQKEMKNYNIKCESPKKGLIQYTLSCGNRQVGAIIEKSLTKNVILKEWRDIAPKYEIDDPLPWDNIDTGVNKKFLKIEHKRLKNLKQTPWCETGPCYNCGACEK
- a CDS encoding Ig-like domain-containing protein, which gives rise to MTIVLMFFMIMGAVSAAESIDVSDTEDSNLIGDNDDSLSTNNKLEISSEDSISETNIVNSHDDNLGNYPDEEVLNASADSYYEDNQVITSNGDEVDTDVLSSTGSSSDSVLTVSSSDDIVGAASSTKASVKSTKLTISNTHYGKSSTYFKVTLKDNSGNPLSNQKITLKVNKKSYTAYTNANGIASIKAGSLNVGTYAVTVTYGGSSAYSSSSLSKKVKVLSSAVGSDLTKSYGYTSEYSVTFWKDNSPLKNTKVSFVINGKTYTKTTDSKGVASVNINLAVGKYKVTTTNPYSNEKVTHKITVKKEKTNIDAKDKVYIHAKKKGSFTVTLKSKHNALLKNKKVTFTYNNKTVTSKTNANGKATITIPVLAEGTYKIKYSYKGSDNYYSDSGSAKLVVAKATTKFASKITVVDYKDGSHFNIKLTDRNGNDLANKDVKVKFNGKIKTYKTNKHGNVHVPLKNVKPGNYLIKYYHSTKGDKDYSSGSNRAIILKLEAKVTAKDLTMNANDGSEYKVTVKDKSGKTLGGVYVKSVIGGKQYLYKTDANGVAKLKITQGAGSYSVKTYLADPCYKSSVSSKNLLVKGTKFVAKNIYVSAGDKATFSVKLVNEKNKAVGNKDVTFQFEGKNTTVKTNSKGIAKVSLGVVSKGTHNVKFSQGLASGTAKIFAANKVSIKEIVEASKNVKKYISNHAKLPSTVKIGDISLKTADYLYLASKAIVNIKAGNTKDLPIKILNDPTNAKAATDLGYLKNYLSVAKSVVNIAESKGKLPDSVNSKVGTIGYKGLVSTFSKVLTSYGKNNKMPSYIAVKSLSGSSSSIKGPMNMKNTITALAAYLAASKNCEVNNAAIKNLVAKLTKNCKTEKDKANAIFTYVRDKISYSFYYNTKYGAAGTLKTKSGNCVDQAHLTVAMFRAAGLATRYVHAKCTFTSGHTYGHVFAQVLIGNTWTVADTTSSRNSLGKVANWNTNTYRLESFSSSISF